ATGTGCACTTTCATTGCCAACTTCTCTGATATCTACATTCTTTTTTATGTATCTAATGGGTTTTACTATCAATGTTATGACTTTGATGGCGTTGAATCTTGTAGTTGGTGTTGTCATAGATGATGCTATAGTAGTAAGGGAAAACATATTCAGGCATATGGAAGAAGGGATGGCGCCAAAGGAAGCTGCATCCTTTGGGACATCGGAAATAGGTCTTGCCGTTATGGCAACTACCTTTAGCATTGTTGCAGTCTTCATACCTATTGCATTTATGTCAGGTATGATAGGAAGATGGTTTAAATCCTTTGGACTAACTGCGGCATTTGCTGTTCTCGTATCACTTTTCGTTTCCTTTACCCTTGACCCTATGCTTTCTGCTTATTTTATGAAGCCGGTAGTGAAGGGGGAAAAGAAGAAGAGGACCTTTTTCAGCAAACTGTCTGAAACATTGGAAAAGGCATACAGCCGTGTAGATTCCCAATATAGGGATATCTTGAGTTGGACGACAAATAACAATAAAACTGTTATTCTTGGCGCTATTGCAATTTTTGTCCTGTCGCTATTTATGCTTCCATTAGTAGGAGTTACTTTCTTTGAAGACCAGGACAGAGGAGAAATCAGTGTTACAATAAAGATGCCTGCAGGGACATCTCTTAAGATGACAGATATGGCGGCGAGAAAAGCAGAAAAAATGATTAGAAAAAATCCAGAAGTAAAAACAATCTTTACTGCAATAGGTCAGCTTGGTGATGTAACAAATGCCCATTTGGATGTCTACTGCACTGATAAAAACCATCGAATAACAGGTGCAAATCTTGAGGAGTTGAAATCACAGATTCGACAAGCACTGAAGGATATACCTGCAGAAAAGATTACTGTTGAGACATTCAATATGGGTGGAAGACAGGAGGCGCCAATAACTCTATATGTGCGCGGCGATGATATGCCCACATTGGCTAAAATAACGAATAAAATCCTTCCAATCGTCAAAGCAACTCCGGGCACTGTTGATGTATCATCAACAATTCAAAAGGGGCGTCCTGAACTTGAAGTTGTTGTTGATAGAAATATTGCCGGAGATATCGGTTTGAATAATATCTCTATTGCATCGAGTTTGCGAAGTTTAATAGAAGGTGAAGTTCCTTCAAAATTCAGAGACGGAGACAATGAATATGATATTCGGGTTAGATTGGCAAAAGCAGACCGTGACAGCTTGGAGGATATTGGAACAATTTCTTTTTTACAAGATAAGGAAGGCAGAAATATTTTCCTAAAAGAAATTGCAGAGCTAAATTTTAAAGAGGGACCAAGTGAAATTAGAAGGGAGAATAGGCAGAGAGAAGTATTGATTGAATCCAATTATATGAATGCTTCACTTGGCGATGTAATCAGCAATGTAAGGAAAAGAATAAAAGATGTTGAAATCCCTGAAGGTTATAAAGTCGGATTTACAGGGCAGGCAGAACGAATGGAGGAAGCATTTTCCACTTTGACAAGCTCTCTTTTGCTTGCTGTCGTATTCATTTATATGGTACTTGCTTCACAGTTTAATTCTTTCATCCATCCCTTTACAATTATGCTTTCTTTACCTCTGGCTATAATAGGCGCTGTCTTGATTCTATTTGTTTTCGGGCTTAGTTTCAGCATTTCTACGATGTTTGCCTTTATAATGCTGATGGGACTCGTTACAAAAAATGCAATTCTTTTAGTTGATTATACCAATGTTTTAAGAGAAAGGGGGCTGCCGAGAAGAGAAGCTATCCTTCAAGCAGGACCTACAAGACTTAGACCAATCCTAATGACGACTCTTGCAATGATATTTGGAATGCTTCCAGTTGCAGTAAGCAATGAGCCGGGGTCTGAGTTTCGTTCTCCAATGGCGATTTCTATCATTGGCGGCTTATTGACATCGATGTTTCTTACCCTTGTTGTAGTACCTTCTGTTTATTCCGTGCTTGACGATCTCAAAGAAAAGTTCAAATTAAGAAGAAAGTAGTAGATAATCTTTCTTGAAAATAGCCTATTTTTCAAAGCAATTTATAGAATGGTTTATCTTTTTTAAATTGAAGTATTTTTTCCTCATATTGGCGGTTATGTTTTTATGGTCTCTTTTTACCTTTCTCGTTGCCCAAGCTGTAAACTATCATAAAGGTAATAGCATATGGAAAGAGAAGAATGATGATATTACAGTTTTTATCTTCAAAATCATAGCCACTATCATTGCGGAATACCTTTCAATTTTAATTGCAATAATTTTGATTCCTGCAGGAATTTTTAGGATAAAAGCAAAAAAGGATGTTGCTTATCCTTCACAAAGAAGCGCTGTTCTATTGATACATGGCTATCTGCATAATAGAGGTATGCTTCTGCCATTGAAATTTTTATTGAGAAAATATGGAATTAAGGATGTGTATGATTTGAATCTGTCTCCGCCTTTTTCTTCAATCATAGATTTTTCACAAAAATTATCCGAAAAAATCAAAAAATTGAAAAAAGAAGGATATAACAGCTTTATCCTTATTGGACATAGTATGGGAGGCTTAGTTGCACTTTATTATGCTTTGAGCAGAAAAGATTTGGATATAAAAAAAGTAATAACAATAGGTACTCCCCACAAGGGTACGCTTTTTGCAAAAATCGCACTGGGAAAATGCGGAAGGGAAATGGTTCCTGAAAGCGGTTTTCTTAAAGAGTTGGATTCGTTGCGCAAAGAAATGCCTGATTTGAAGATTATATGTTTTTGGTCAAAGCTCGATAATATGATAATTCCTTCAGGAAATGCAGTTGCTGAAAATTCTGAAAGCTATTCATTGAATTATAGCGGCCATATTACCCCAGTATATTCCAAAGCCTTTGCCAAGAGAATTGTTGAGATTATCCAAGAGAAATAGATTTTTCCCCATTGTTTATGAGTCCAACCTCTTATAGAAATCACGAAGCGCCATTTTTTTGATTCTATCCATAGTGGTGAGATGAATAATCAATGTCAGATGATGGCATTACAAAAAACATCTCAATATGCTGAATACTGGGTTCCATAACCAAGATAAGCGAGGACTGTATTCTTTAGAAGATAAATTGGTTCAATATTCGGACATAGAGTGAAACTGTTCAATAAACTATTGACTATTACATTGTCCATTTAATATAAGAACAAAAAAAACTTTTCAAATAAATAAGGAGATTGGGACTGATGGGAATAAAAATTGAACCTTTAAAGTGTATTGGCTGTTTATCTTGTGAAATGGCATGTGGTTACTATCATGATGAAGCTATGACAACTCTTTCATCGAGCATAATGATTTATAGAGCGGAAGAAAAAAAGAACTATTTCGGAATTATGGTTAAACGAAGTGATGATATCCTTGTTGGAAGGCCCGAAGGGGTAGAATGTAAAAAACCGGGCAGCGATTCAGGCGGAAGCGACAGCGCATCAGCAAAACCAATTTTAATAAGGCCTACCTGTGATTTGTGTGGAGATGCGGATGAATATAACTGTGTCAGATTTTGTCCTACAGGAGCAATTTCAAAGGAATAAAAATATAAAGAAAATGGAGGTATGAAATGCCGGGTCTTTTTTCAGATAGAATACTACTTGTTGACTTAAGTCAGGGTGAAGTAGACGAAAAAGGTTGTGGAGATGAGTTTTTACAGGAAAATATAGGTGGTGCC
This genomic interval from Candidatus Schekmanbacteria bacterium contains the following:
- a CDS encoding efflux RND transporter permease subunit — encoded protein: MLISEISINRPVFAVMMIASLMVLGIASISYIGVQQTPEVNPPYITVTTAYPGASPAEVESTVTKPLEEAVSSVNGIKKINSITTEGLSRIILEFDFDMPIKIAAIEVREKVFQKKSELPEDVKEPVIQRMDPAQRPIMWVGVSAPRDPAEIRDIAENEIKPALEQVENVASVDIIGGLEREIQVYLKKDMLNAYGITPFQVMNILKRENINLPAGRVEKDTREIVVRTRGEFSSVDEIGNVVVSLKNGVPIYLRDIADIEDGFKDLRSLSRINDVDAVSMGIKKQSGTNTVALCNDLYDKIDELRRLLPSDFSIFIIRDDSIMVREDVRGVRNAIIEGVIMAVLVVFIFMRDWRSTLICALSLPTSLISTFFFMYLMGFTINVMTLMALNLVVGVVIDDAIVVRENIFRHMEEGMAPKEAASFGTSEIGLAVMATTFSIVAVFIPIAFMSGMIGRWFKSFGLTAAFAVLVSLFVSFTLDPMLSAYFMKPVVKGEKKKRTFFSKLSETLEKAYSRVDSQYRDILSWTTNNNKTVILGAIAIFVLSLFMLPLVGVTFFEDQDRGEISVTIKMPAGTSLKMTDMAARKAEKMIRKNPEVKTIFTAIGQLGDVTNAHLDVYCTDKNHRITGANLEELKSQIRQALKDIPAEKITVETFNMGGRQEAPITLYVRGDDMPTLAKITNKILPIVKATPGTVDVSSTIQKGRPELEVVVDRNIAGDIGLNNISIASSLRSLIEGEVPSKFRDGDNEYDIRVRLAKADRDSLEDIGTISFLQDKEGRNIFLKEIAELNFKEGPSEIRRENRQREVLIESNYMNASLGDVISNVRKRIKDVEIPEGYKVGFTGQAERMEEAFSTLTSSLLLAVVFIYMVLASQFNSFIHPFTIMLSLPLAIIGAVLILFVFGLSFSISTMFAFIMLMGLVTKNAILLVDYTNVLRERGLPRREAILQAGPTRLRPILMTTLAMIFGMLPVAVSNEPGSEFRSPMAISIIGGLLTSMFLTLVVVPSVYSVLDDLKEKFKLRRK
- a CDS encoding alpha/beta hydrolase is translated as MKIAYFSKQFIEWFIFFKLKYFFLILAVMFLWSLFTFLVAQAVNYHKGNSIWKEKNDDITVFIFKIIATIIAEYLSILIAIILIPAGIFRIKAKKDVAYPSQRSAVLLIHGYLHNRGMLLPLKFLLRKYGIKDVYDLNLSPPFSSIIDFSQKLSEKIKKLKKEGYNSFILIGHSMGGLVALYYALSRKDLDIKKVITIGTPHKGTLFAKIALGKCGREMVPESGFLKELDSLRKEMPDLKIICFWSKLDNMIIPSGNAVAENSESYSLNYSGHITPVYSKAFAKRIVEIIQEK